One part of the Salinimonas iocasae genome encodes these proteins:
- a CDS encoding chemotaxis protein CheA has product MSFDLDEDILQDFLVEAGEILEQLQEQLVDLENHPEDGDLLNAIFRGYHTVKGGAGFLSLTELVEICHGAENVFDVMRNGQRTLTPELMDTILQATDVVVAMFEKVKAREPLEPADPALVDVLHKLSHPESPDENIFGEGITAGHQPNAQVNMDDEPQLVVEETPQAPEVSAMSPANGEGGIDEISEDEFEKLLDELHGGGAPGRPATPENAAASTENKPVAETAAPAGGDDITDDEFEALLDELHGKGQFSAAKGDETAPEPAKTSASASGGDDEITDDEFEALLDQLHGKGQGPSVKDEQAATSEKTSSEKPRVKVDVEATQAVSQARQQQEQASQPPKNKPEPAGKPSAAPAPKKDDKKPAAAPPPAETTVRVDTKRLDQIMNMVGELVLVRNRLLSLGINTSDEAMSKAIANLDVVTGDLQGAVMKTRMQPIKKVFGRFPRVVRDLARSLKKEITLELEGEDTDLDKNLVEALADPLVHLVRNSVDHGIEMPDERQENGKARMGTVRLSASQEGDHILLTIEDDGKGMDPEKLKDIAISRGVLDADAAARMSDVEAFNLIFAPGFSTKTEISDISGRGVGMDVVKTKITQLNGTINIDSQLGKGTRLDIKVPLTLAILPTLMIIVGKQTFALPLGAVSEIINMDIKKTNTVDGQLTMIVRSKAIPLFFLGDWLIRGGKAVNREKGHVVVVQIGTQQVGFVVDALIGQEEVVIKPLDALLQGTPGMAGATITSDGGIALILDIPGLLKRYARKG; this is encoded by the coding sequence ATGTCATTTGATCTTGATGAAGATATTTTACAGGACTTTCTCGTAGAAGCCGGAGAAATACTCGAACAGCTTCAGGAGCAGTTGGTTGACCTGGAAAATCACCCGGAAGATGGCGACTTATTAAATGCTATATTCCGCGGTTATCATACGGTAAAAGGTGGTGCCGGCTTTTTGTCGCTCACCGAACTCGTTGAGATTTGCCATGGCGCCGAGAATGTCTTCGACGTAATGCGAAACGGACAGCGGACATTAACTCCGGAGTTAATGGATACTATTTTGCAGGCCACAGATGTCGTGGTCGCGATGTTCGAAAAAGTCAAAGCCCGCGAACCCCTTGAACCTGCCGATCCTGCGCTGGTAGATGTACTTCATAAACTCAGTCATCCCGAATCGCCAGATGAAAATATCTTCGGTGAGGGTATCACCGCAGGCCATCAGCCTAATGCGCAGGTCAATATGGATGATGAGCCGCAGTTAGTTGTCGAAGAAACCCCACAGGCACCAGAAGTAAGTGCCATGTCGCCTGCAAATGGCGAAGGCGGTATCGACGAAATCAGTGAAGATGAATTTGAAAAGCTGCTGGATGAGCTCCACGGTGGCGGCGCGCCGGGTCGTCCGGCTACGCCAGAAAATGCTGCCGCCAGCACTGAAAACAAACCTGTCGCAGAAACAGCCGCGCCGGCTGGTGGTGACGATATTACCGATGATGAGTTTGAAGCCTTACTGGATGAGCTTCATGGCAAAGGGCAATTCAGCGCTGCCAAAGGCGATGAAACCGCGCCTGAGCCAGCCAAAACCAGCGCCAGTGCATCTGGCGGTGATGATGAAATCACAGATGATGAATTTGAGGCGCTGCTTGATCAATTACACGGTAAAGGACAGGGCCCATCTGTAAAAGATGAACAGGCCGCGACTTCTGAGAAAACCAGTTCAGAAAAGCCACGTGTTAAAGTTGATGTTGAGGCAACCCAGGCCGTAAGTCAGGCGCGTCAGCAACAGGAGCAGGCGTCACAGCCTCCTAAAAATAAGCCAGAGCCTGCTGGCAAGCCCAGCGCAGCACCTGCGCCCAAAAAAGATGACAAGAAGCCTGCCGCTGCGCCACCTCCGGCAGAAACCACAGTACGGGTAGATACAAAGCGTCTTGATCAGATTATGAATATGGTCGGGGAGCTGGTACTGGTACGAAACCGGCTGTTGAGTCTGGGTATTAACACCAGTGATGAGGCGATGTCTAAAGCCATTGCGAACCTGGATGTGGTTACTGGCGACCTGCAGGGCGCCGTTATGAAGACCCGGATGCAGCCGATTAAGAAAGTGTTCGGACGCTTCCCGCGGGTTGTGCGTGATTTGGCGCGCAGCCTGAAAAAAGAGATTACGCTGGAACTGGAAGGCGAAGATACTGATCTGGATAAAAATCTGGTCGAGGCGCTTGCCGATCCGCTTGTTCACTTGGTTCGAAACTCTGTCGACCACGGTATTGAAATGCCTGATGAGCGTCAGGAAAACGGCAAAGCCCGGATGGGAACCGTTCGGCTGTCAGCGTCTCAGGAAGGCGATCATATCCTGTTGACCATCGAAGATGATGGTAAAGGCATGGACCCTGAAAAGCTCAAAGATATCGCTATCAGTCGTGGCGTTCTGGATGCTGATGCAGCCGCTCGCATGTCAGATGTTGAGGCGTTCAATCTAATCTTTGCGCCGGGCTTCTCCACGAAAACAGAAATCAGTGATATATCCGGTCGTGGCGTAGGCATGGACGTGGTGAAAACCAAAATCACGCAGCTTAACGGTACTATCAATATCGACTCTCAACTGGGCAAAGGCACTCGGCTGGATATTAAAGTACCCCTGACCCTGGCTATTCTTCCTACATTGATGATTATTGTTGGCAAACAAACATTTGCGCTTCCTTTGGGCGCAGTTAGCGAAATCATCAATATGGACATCAAGAAAACCAATACTGTAGACGGGCAATTGACCATGATTGTGCGTTCTAAAGCTATCCCGCTTTTCTTCCTTGGCGACTGGCTGATTCGTGGTGGCAAAGCCGTTAACCGTGAAAAAGGTCACGTTGTGGTAGTGCAGATAGGGACGCAGCAGGTTGGTTTTGTGGTCGATGCGTTAATCGGTCAGGAAGAAGTTGTTATTAAGCCGCTGGATGCTCTTTTACAAGGCACGCCTGGTATGGCAGGGGCAACGATTACCTCCGATGGTGGTATTGCACTGATTCTGGACATTCCTGGCCTGCTCAAGCGCTATGCCCGTAAAGGCTAA
- a CDS encoding protein phosphatase CheZ, with product MTTNVNVPISLEEARQLVTYLEQGDNDSAHALLEAVSMKESIELFAEVGKLTRQLHDALNNFQLDERIVGLANDDIPDAQTRLTYVIEETEKAANTTMDAVEASMPIAESLSQRIDTIMPEWKKLMTRQIELGEFKALCGDLDKLLNDASSESDRLTALLTEVLMAQGYQDLTGQVIRRVIELVKEVEDSLVNMLTMFGDAEGDTPAPQTQKKESGKVDAEGPIMNAEERDDVVKGQDDVDDLLSSLGF from the coding sequence ATGACAACGAATGTCAATGTTCCTATTTCATTAGAAGAGGCGCGCCAGCTTGTAACGTATCTGGAGCAGGGGGATAACGACTCTGCACATGCGTTGCTTGAAGCGGTCTCAATGAAAGAGTCAATTGAGTTATTTGCTGAAGTCGGCAAGCTCACCCGCCAGTTACACGATGCACTAAACAATTTTCAGCTGGATGAGCGCATAGTTGGTCTGGCCAACGATGATATCCCGGATGCACAAACGCGTCTGACCTATGTTATCGAAGAAACCGAGAAAGCGGCTAACACAACGATGGATGCTGTCGAGGCCAGTATGCCTATTGCTGAATCGTTGTCTCAGCGCATCGATACCATCATGCCTGAGTGGAAAAAGCTCATGACGCGGCAGATAGAGCTGGGTGAATTTAAAGCTTTGTGCGGTGATTTGGACAAACTGCTCAATGATGCCTCGTCAGAATCAGATCGCTTAACGGCCTTGCTCACTGAAGTACTTATGGCGCAGGGGTATCAGGATTTGACCGGACAGGTCATCCGCCGGGTGATAGAACTGGTTAAAGAAGTCGAAGATAGTCTGGTTAATATGCTTACCATGTTCGGTGATGCCGAAGGTGACACACCAGCTCCACAGACGCAGAAAAAAGAAAGTGGCAAAGTCGACGCTGAAGGGCCCATTATGAATGCCGAGGAACGCGACGACGTTGTAAAAGGTCAGGACGATGTTGACGACCTTTTGTCTAGCTTAGGTTTTTAA
- the cheY gene encoding chemotaxis response regulator CheY translates to MDKNMKILVVDDFSTMRRIIKNLLKDLGFSNIQEADDGSTALPMLQQGDFDFVVTDWNMPGMQGIDLLRNIRADEKLKHLPVLMVTAEAKKEQIVAAAQAGVNGYVVKPFTAATLKEKLDKIFERLG, encoded by the coding sequence TTGGACAAAAATATGAAAATTCTTGTGGTAGATGATTTCTCTACTATGAGACGAATCATAAAGAATTTGCTTAAGGACTTGGGGTTTTCCAACATTCAGGAAGCCGATGACGGAAGCACGGCGCTGCCGATGTTACAGCAGGGCGACTTTGACTTTGTCGTGACCGACTGGAACATGCCAGGTATGCAGGGGATTGACTTGCTACGCAATATCCGCGCAGACGAGAAGTTAAAACACTTGCCAGTGTTGATGGTGACGGCAGAAGCGAAAAAAGAACAGATCGTTGCAGCAGCACAGGCTGGTGTAAATGGTTATGTTGTGAAGCCTTTCACCGCAGCAACGCTTAAAGAAAAGCTCGACAAAATTTTCGAACGTTTAGGTTGA
- a CDS encoding RNA polymerase sigma factor FliA, translating into MNSKAAAYSQQIDKSQLVERHASLVKRIAHHLMARLPASVLVDDLIQAGMIGLLEAARNFDGSKGASFETFAGIRIRGAMLDEIRKGDWTPRSVHKNGRAITDAIKEVERETGRDARDTEIAEKLNVDIDTYHQMLNEVNAGKLVGIEDLGVSEDVITAPTNQGNDLPLEDLMQGAFQKALAQAITTLPEREAIVLSLYYDEELNLREIGEVLDVSESRVSQIHSQAMLKLKAKMQSWRADN; encoded by the coding sequence TTGAATAGCAAAGCGGCTGCTTACTCACAGCAAATCGATAAATCTCAGCTTGTCGAAAGACACGCTTCTCTGGTCAAACGTATCGCCCATCATTTGATGGCGCGACTACCTGCAAGTGTGCTGGTAGATGATTTGATTCAAGCCGGGATGATAGGTTTGCTGGAAGCTGCACGAAATTTTGACGGTTCAAAAGGTGCCAGTTTCGAAACCTTCGCCGGTATCCGTATTCGTGGGGCGATGCTTGATGAAATACGTAAAGGCGACTGGACACCGCGCTCTGTACATAAAAATGGCAGAGCGATAACCGATGCAATTAAGGAGGTTGAACGGGAAACCGGTCGCGATGCCCGGGATACCGAAATTGCAGAAAAACTGAATGTCGATATTGATACCTACCATCAGATGCTTAATGAAGTAAATGCGGGCAAGCTGGTGGGGATCGAAGATTTAGGGGTGTCGGAAGATGTTATCACCGCACCGACTAACCAGGGCAACGATTTGCCTTTAGAAGATTTAATGCAGGGGGCGTTTCAAAAGGCCCTTGCACAGGCAATCACTACATTGCCTGAGCGTGAAGCAATTGTGTTGTCGTTATACTATGATGAAGAGTTGAATTTACGCGAAATTGGTGAAGTGCTCGATGTCAGTGAATCACGGGTCAGCCAGATTCACAGTCAGGCCATGTTAAAATTAAAAGCTAAAATGCAATCGTGGCGTGCCGATAACTAA
- a CDS encoding MinD/ParA family protein, with product MIEDQASSLRKMNQSRLIKVIAVTGGKGGVGKTNITLNTAISMAKQGKRVMVLDADLGLANVDVMLGLRVEKNLAHVLSGECTLDEVLVTGPHGIKIAPATSGTQSMAELTPTEHAGLIRAFSELRTQIDVLIVDTAAGISDMVLSFSKASQDIMVVVCDEPTSLTDAYALIKILNREHGVFRFKIVANMVRDAREGQELFSKLSKVTGRFLDVALELVATIPFDENIRRAVRKQTAIVDAFPGSPAAVAISRLANNAANWPIPNQPGGHLEFFIEQLISQKATGTQR from the coding sequence ATGATTGAAGATCAAGCGAGTAGCTTACGAAAGATGAATCAGTCACGGTTAATCAAAGTTATCGCCGTAACCGGCGGTAAAGGCGGGGTAGGTAAGACTAACATCACCCTTAATACCGCCATCTCTATGGCCAAGCAGGGCAAGCGTGTAATGGTGCTTGATGCTGACCTGGGGCTGGCGAATGTGGATGTTATGCTCGGCTTACGTGTAGAGAAAAATCTCGCGCACGTTTTATCGGGTGAATGCACGCTGGACGAAGTGTTGGTGACAGGCCCACATGGTATAAAAATAGCGCCGGCTACGTCAGGCACACAATCCATGGCGGAGCTCACTCCTACCGAACATGCCGGTCTTATTCGTGCATTCAGCGAGTTGCGTACACAGATAGACGTGTTGATAGTAGATACCGCCGCAGGCATATCTGATATGGTGCTAAGTTTCTCCAAAGCATCGCAGGATATTATGGTAGTGGTGTGTGATGAACCCACCTCACTGACGGATGCCTACGCACTGATAAAAATTCTGAATCGCGAGCACGGTGTGTTCCGCTTCAAAATTGTGGCTAATATGGTCAGGGATGCCAGAGAAGGACAGGAGCTTTTCAGTAAGTTATCCAAAGTCACTGGTCGTTTTTTAGATGTTGCACTAGAGTTAGTCGCAACCATTCCTTTCGATGAAAATATTCGTCGCGCAGTACGAAAACAAACTGCAATTGTGGATGCATTCCCAGGTTCTCCTGCAGCGGTTGCCATTTCTCGACTGGCAAACAATGCAGCGAACTGGCCGATACCTAATCAGCCGGGCGGGCACCTGGAGTTTTTCATTGAACAGTTAATTTCTCAAAAAGCAACGGGAACGCAACGTTGA
- the flhF gene encoding flagellar biosynthesis protein FlhF — protein sequence MKIRRFFGKDMREAMNAVKAELGSDAVIMSNRKVADGIELVAAYDKEPEVNLQAKRPAASQKQSAAGKAVPSLSEIIGDDGPDSLRALLEKQVEKAQRQAPAHPVSESINAAAQAPSRPAQAPSRPAPSARAEQPAPRGHNINYFEDDHELDLERPVAHSDTATQFTGQSASDAQTSQSDLDAIKEELASLRNVLQFQVAGLMNDKQQRQSPTHCYLTRCLEGMGLSYSLAEQLVNYTPKEYNEREAWVYLLNLLANRLHVSGNDILQQTGVVALVGPTGTGKTTTVAKLAARYAQKYGADEVAMITIDTYRIAAYEQLATYGKIIGCTVRKAQSSEELAELLFQLRHKRMVLIDTAGFSQRDSRLIKQLSKFDNGQMQPVRKYLVAQANTQYPALQRIINAFDGVKLDGCIFTKLDECYSLGEVLSVAIEHALPVSYVTDGQQVPEDIKVADAKSLVSAAAKLYKKYGLNHTNGNHLQNSAQAV from the coding sequence ATGAAAATCAGACGTTTTTTTGGCAAAGACATGCGCGAAGCGATGAATGCAGTGAAAGCTGAACTGGGCAGTGATGCGGTAATCATGTCAAACCGCAAGGTTGCTGATGGCATCGAGCTGGTAGCAGCCTACGATAAAGAACCGGAAGTGAACCTGCAGGCTAAGCGTCCGGCTGCATCACAAAAGCAATCAGCAGCGGGTAAAGCTGTACCAAGCCTGAGCGAGATTATTGGCGATGATGGCCCTGATAGCCTGCGCGCATTGCTGGAAAAACAGGTCGAAAAAGCGCAGCGTCAGGCACCGGCGCACCCGGTGTCAGAATCTATCAATGCTGCAGCGCAAGCTCCTTCGCGGCCAGCACAAGCTCCTTCACGGCCAGCACCCAGCGCACGCGCAGAACAGCCTGCCCCGCGCGGTCACAATATTAATTATTTTGAAGATGATCATGAGCTGGATCTGGAACGTCCGGTAGCACACAGCGATACAGCTACACAGTTCACAGGTCAGTCCGCGTCTGATGCACAAACCAGCCAGAGTGATCTGGATGCAATCAAAGAAGAATTGGCATCGCTGCGCAACGTGCTGCAGTTTCAGGTGGCCGGGCTGATGAATGATAAGCAGCAGCGTCAAAGCCCGACGCATTGCTACCTTACCCGTTGTCTTGAAGGGATGGGCCTGAGCTATTCACTGGCAGAGCAACTGGTTAACTACACGCCTAAAGAATATAACGAGCGTGAAGCGTGGGTATACCTACTCAACCTTTTGGCTAATCGTCTTCATGTATCAGGTAATGATATTCTGCAACAAACCGGTGTGGTTGCGCTGGTGGGACCCACCGGTACAGGCAAAACGACTACGGTGGCGAAACTGGCAGCCCGCTATGCACAGAAATACGGCGCAGATGAAGTGGCGATGATTACCATTGATACTTATCGGATTGCAGCGTATGAGCAGCTGGCAACGTACGGCAAAATCATCGGCTGTACAGTGCGTAAGGCGCAGTCCAGCGAAGAGTTGGCAGAGCTGTTGTTTCAGTTACGTCACAAGCGTATGGTGCTTATTGATACAGCAGGATTCAGCCAGCGTGATAGCCGGTTAATTAAGCAGTTATCGAAGTTTGACAATGGTCAGATGCAACCGGTGAGAAAGTACCTTGTTGCGCAAGCTAATACGCAATATCCGGCGCTGCAACGTATAATCAACGCGTTTGATGGCGTGAAACTGGATGGCTGTATTTTCACGAAGCTGGACGAATGTTATAGCCTGGGTGAGGTGCTTAGCGTAGCAATCGAACATGCGTTGCCGGTGAGTTATGTCACTGATGGTCAGCAGGTTCCTGAAGATATTAAGGTGGCGGATGCAAAATCTCTGGTATCAGCCGCTGCAAAGCTTTATAAAAAGTACGGTTTGAATCATACTAACGGCAATCACCTTCAAAATTCAGCACAGGCAGTATGA
- the flhA gene encoding flagellar biosynthesis protein FlhA gives MQLAAYLQRFDKNQLQKFTSGLGAPIVLLAIMGMVILPMPPFLLDVLFSFNIALSLVIILVAVFTQRPIDFGIFPLVLLIATVLRLALNVASTRVVLLYGHEGGDAAGKVIEAFGAVVIGGNYAVGVVVFAILLIINFKVVTAGAGRISEVNARFTLDAMPGKQMAIDADLNAGYIDQDQARQRREEITAEADFYGSMDGASKFVKGDAVAGLFIMLINIVGGLFIGMIQHDLTFGNAVEVYTILTIGDGLVAQIPSLLLSVATAIIVTRENETQEMGKEIRSQLGNQQALYIASAVLFVMGIIPGMPHIAFLGFSAIAGGYAYWQTKQAKKAELEPAATSLATDEPLEAPEAKELGWDDVQQVDTVGLEVGYRLIPLVDKSQGGELLTRIKGVRKKLSQELGFLIPPVHIRDNLDLDPNAYTIAMLGVTIGDAQISHDEELAINPGQVFGNLEGRTTQDPAFGLDAVWIKPSQREHAQTLGYTVVDAATVVATHLSQLLTNNAYQLLGHEEVQQLLDMLAKSNPKLVEGLVPDILPLSTVVKVLQTLLFEGVPIRDMRTIVQTLSEYGTKSQDPDVLVSAVRISLKRLIAQEICQGTAEIPVITLAPELEQMLHQSLQAGGEDGAGIEPGLADRLQKSLQQASQQQELAGEPAVLLTSGMLRPVLSRFFKYSVNGLNVLSYQEVPDDKQIRIVSSVGQ, from the coding sequence ATGCAGTTAGCAGCTTATCTTCAGCGGTTCGATAAAAATCAGTTGCAAAAGTTCACCAGCGGTCTGGGCGCACCTATCGTTCTGTTGGCCATTATGGGCATGGTTATCCTGCCGATGCCGCCGTTCCTGCTGGACGTGCTCTTCAGTTTCAACATCGCCTTATCGCTGGTCATCATCCTGGTGGCAGTCTTCACCCAGCGTCCGATAGACTTTGGTATCTTTCCACTTGTCCTGCTTATTGCCACCGTACTCAGGCTGGCACTTAATGTTGCCTCTACCCGGGTGGTCTTATTGTACGGCCATGAAGGTGGTGATGCGGCCGGTAAGGTGATAGAAGCCTTCGGTGCCGTGGTCATTGGCGGTAATTACGCTGTTGGTGTGGTGGTATTTGCTATCTTGCTGATTATTAACTTTAAGGTAGTAACCGCTGGTGCCGGACGTATCTCAGAAGTTAATGCCCGCTTTACCCTTGACGCTATGCCCGGGAAACAGATGGCTATCGATGCGGATTTGAATGCTGGTTATATAGACCAGGATCAGGCCCGTCAACGTCGAGAGGAAATCACCGCTGAAGCCGACTTTTACGGATCTATGGACGGTGCGTCCAAGTTTGTAAAAGGGGATGCGGTAGCTGGCCTGTTTATTATGCTTATCAATATTGTCGGTGGCCTGTTCATCGGTATGATTCAGCACGATCTGACCTTTGGTAACGCTGTTGAGGTCTATACGATTCTGACCATTGGTGATGGTTTGGTCGCGCAAATTCCATCGCTGCTGTTATCTGTTGCTACTGCAATCATTGTTACCCGCGAAAACGAAACCCAGGAAATGGGCAAAGAGATACGCAGCCAGTTAGGCAATCAGCAGGCGCTGTATATTGCCTCTGCAGTACTATTTGTGATGGGTATCATTCCGGGCATGCCGCACATTGCATTTTTAGGCTTCTCGGCCATTGCCGGTGGCTATGCTTACTGGCAAACCAAACAGGCGAAAAAAGCTGAGCTGGAGCCAGCTGCAACATCATTGGCTACTGATGAGCCGCTCGAGGCGCCGGAAGCAAAAGAACTTGGCTGGGACGATGTACAGCAAGTCGATACAGTGGGTCTGGAGGTGGGCTACCGTCTGATCCCGCTGGTCGATAAATCCCAGGGGGGCGAATTGCTGACCCGTATCAAAGGTGTACGTAAAAAGCTGTCGCAGGAGCTGGGCTTTTTGATTCCCCCTGTGCACATTCGCGATAATCTGGATCTGGACCCCAACGCCTATACGATTGCCATGTTAGGCGTGACAATTGGCGATGCGCAGATCAGTCATGATGAAGAACTGGCAATTAACCCGGGGCAGGTGTTCGGTAATCTGGAAGGACGGACGACTCAGGACCCGGCTTTCGGTCTGGATGCGGTATGGATTAAGCCTAGCCAGCGTGAGCACGCGCAAACACTAGGCTATACCGTTGTCGATGCCGCCACTGTTGTTGCCACGCATTTATCACAGCTACTTACCAATAATGCATATCAGTTACTGGGCCATGAAGAGGTGCAGCAGTTACTGGATATGCTGGCCAAATCAAATCCAAAACTTGTGGAAGGACTGGTTCCGGATATTTTACCGCTCAGTACAGTGGTTAAAGTCTTGCAGACACTGCTTTTTGAGGGCGTGCCTATCCGCGATATGCGTACGATTGTTCAGACATTGAGTGAATACGGCACTAAGAGCCAGGATCCTGATGTGCTGGTGTCTGCCGTACGTATTTCACTCAAGCGACTTATCGCCCAGGAGATTTGTCAGGGCACCGCCGAAATCCCCGTCATAACTCTGGCGCCAGAGTTGGAACAGATGTTGCACCAGTCATTACAGGCAGGCGGAGAAGATGGCGCAGGCATCGAACCAGGTCTTGCTGACAGGCTACAAAAATCATTACAACAAGCCAGTCAGCAGCAGGAATTAGCCGGTGAACCAGCGGTACTGCTGACATCGGGAATGCTAAGACCCGTGCTATCCCGCTTCTTTAAATATTCTGTCAATGGCCTGAACGTCCTGTCATATCAGGAAGTGCCGGATGACAAACAAATAAGAATTGTCAGTTCAGTGGGTCAATAA
- the flhB gene encoding flagellar biosynthesis protein FlhB: protein MSDAQDKTEEPTQKKLDDARKKGQLARSKELSTALVLIVSAVMFLLMGGIIAEDIYVMTKRMFTLSRDETYDISHMFSASGEALMSVAWPVLVYMIVSMLAGIYGSVALGGYNFSWKSAAPKANKINPINGFKRMLGPNAVVELLKAIAKFLVIGAIAIGALFYFRNEALHLDREMYPLNLFHAMTMLEWAFLFLTLGMIPIAIFDVPYQMHKHNKEMKMTKQEVKDEHKNAEGDPQVKGRIRRLQFQAAANRMMQDVPEADVVVTNPTHYSVAIKYEEDGNRAPVVVAKGQDELAMHIRKIATAHDVPLIPSPMLTRAIFYSTEVNEEVPNKLFMAVAQVLAYVYQLRAYKAGKGQRPKPLKKDLPIPEELRR from the coding sequence GTGTCTGACGCTCAGGATAAAACAGAAGAACCCACACAGAAAAAGCTCGATGATGCCCGAAAAAAGGGCCAGCTTGCCCGATCCAAAGAATTATCCACGGCGCTGGTATTGATTGTCAGTGCTGTGATGTTTTTGCTCATGGGCGGTATTATCGCTGAAGACATTTACGTCATGACAAAACGCATGTTCACGCTGTCACGTGACGAAACTTACGATATCTCCCACATGTTTTCTGCAAGCGGTGAAGCACTGATGTCCGTGGCCTGGCCGGTATTGGTATATATGATTGTATCTATGCTGGCCGGCATTTACGGCAGTGTCGCATTGGGCGGATATAACTTCAGCTGGAAATCGGCCGCCCCGAAAGCCAATAAAATCAACCCCATTAATGGCTTTAAGCGCATGCTTGGGCCCAATGCTGTGGTGGAGTTACTCAAAGCCATTGCCAAGTTTTTAGTTATCGGCGCGATTGCGATTGGCGCACTGTTTTACTTTAGAAACGAAGCATTGCACCTTGACCGCGAGATGTATCCGCTGAACCTGTTTCATGCCATGACCATGCTGGAATGGGCTTTTTTATTTCTGACGCTGGGCATGATTCCCATTGCGATTTTCGATGTGCCGTATCAAATGCATAAGCACAACAAAGAAATGAAAATGACCAAACAGGAAGTAAAAGACGAGCACAAAAACGCAGAAGGGGATCCGCAGGTCAAAGGCCGAATCCGCCGCTTACAGTTTCAGGCTGCAGCCAACCGCATGATGCAGGATGTCCCCGAAGCTGATGTGGTGGTTACCAACCCAACCCACTATTCGGTCGCTATTAAATACGAGGAAGACGGCAACCGTGCACCGGTGGTCGTCGCCAAAGGCCAGGATGAACTGGCTATGCACATTCGTAAAATCGCTACGGCGCACGATGTTCCGCTTATTCCTTCACCCATGCTAACGCGGGCTATTTTCTACTCTACGGAAGTGAACGAGGAAGTACCCAATAAGTTATTTATGGCGGTGGCCCAGGTCTTGGCCTATGTTTATCAGCTACGCGCTTATAAAGCGGGTAAAGGTCAGCGTCCTAAGCCACTGAAAAAAGATTTACCTATTCCTGAAGAGCTTCGCCGCTGA
- the fliR gene encoding flagellar biosynthetic protein FliR translates to MQYELGVIFQFLADLMLPFMRISGMFAAMIGISAKTMPPPVRALLAAFLALIIMPVVDPVPIDNLVGLGTFMEIIRQLLIGVAMGFISMMVLNTFVLAGQIVAMQTGLGFASIVDPVNGINVPAVGQFYLILATLLFWTMDGHLSMIQMVVASFDAFPIGGAWFTGEQLREIAHWGAWMFISAVTLSLASIVSLLIVNLAFGVMTKATPQLNIFSIGFSIAQITGLLVIWITLDNFTAHFSAQWNRAEQFMCELVRICPG, encoded by the coding sequence ATGCAATACGAGCTTGGTGTTATATTCCAGTTTCTGGCTGACTTAATGTTACCGTTTATGCGAATAAGCGGCATGTTTGCAGCGATGATTGGGATTAGTGCCAAGACAATGCCGCCACCGGTCAGGGCCCTGCTCGCAGCTTTTCTTGCGCTCATCATTATGCCGGTGGTTGACCCTGTACCGATTGATAATCTGGTCGGGCTGGGCACCTTTATGGAAATTATTCGCCAGCTTCTCATCGGTGTCGCCATGGGGTTTATTTCCATGATGGTGTTGAACACCTTTGTGTTGGCAGGCCAGATTGTTGCTATGCAGACAGGGTTGGGCTTCGCTTCAATCGTTGACCCGGTGAATGGTATTAATGTGCCTGCGGTGGGTCAGTTTTATCTTATTCTGGCAACGCTATTGTTCTGGACAATGGACGGTCATTTGTCAATGATTCAGATGGTGGTGGCCAGTTTCGATGCCTTTCCCATTGGCGGTGCCTGGTTTACCGGCGAGCAATTGCGAGAGATAGCCCACTGGGGCGCGTGGATGTTTATTTCCGCCGTCACATTATCACTGGCGTCTATTGTATCGTTGCTGATCGTTAATCTGGCCTTTGGAGTCATGACAAAGGCTACGCCGCAGCTGAACATTTTCAGCATTGGTTTTTCTATAGCGCAAATCACTGGCTTACTGGTTATCTGGATCACGCTGGATAACTTTACTGCCCATTTCTCGGCGCAGTGGAACAGGGCTGAACAGTTCATGTGTGAACTGGTTCGGATTTGCCCGGGTTAG
- the fliQ gene encoding flagellar biosynthesis protein FliQ — protein sequence MSPEVFVEILREAMFMVILLVSAVIVPSLIVGLIVAVFQAATSINEQTMSFLPRLIVTLLALSWGGNWLVKKLMDYFYHMVEQIPQVVG from the coding sequence ATGTCACCCGAGGTATTTGTAGAGATACTGCGTGAAGCCATGTTTATGGTTATTTTGCTGGTATCTGCCGTCATTGTTCCCAGCCTGATTGTGGGGTTAATTGTGGCAGTATTCCAGGCGGCTACATCAATCAACGAGCAAACCATGAGTTTCCTGCCACGTCTCATCGTCACATTACTGGCGTTAAGCTGGGGCGGCAACTGGCTGGTGAAAAAACTGATGGATTATTTCTATCATATGGTTGAGCAAATTCCGCAGGTTGTTGGCTGA